In the genome of Bradyrhizobium ottawaense, the window CCGCCTTGGCGCGCCGGCGCGAGGGCAGCGTCAGATAGAAGCCGACGAAGCAATCGATGGTCCAGATGATGGCGATCACGCCGAGCACGCGCATGCCCCAGCGGTCGCTGCCCCAGAACTCCGGGATGTGCATCGTGTAGTGCAGCTTGTAGAGAAACGAGACGAAGTTCTCCCGCGTGACGGGCCAGACCGCGCCCCAATAGCGCCGGCCCAGCTCCGCGCCGGTGTTGGGATCGAGGAAGACCTGATTGTAGTCGAGGGCGTAGCGCTTGCCGGTCGCCGGATCGATCCGCGGCATGACGAAGAACCACAGCGAATGGCCCTGCTCCGGCGTCATGAAGAGGTAGACGACGCGCGCGCGGGGATCGCGCTGCTCGATCGTCTTGGCGAGCTCGATCGAGGGGATCGCCGGGCCTTTGCTGCTGACGTCGAACAGATGGCTGTTCAGAACGTCGTCGATCTCGTGATCCCAGGAGATGATCGCGCCGGTGATGCCGGAAAAGAACAGGAATCCGGCCGTGAGCAGTCCCGCCCAGCGATGCAGCTTGCCGAATGTCGCTCTCATCGTCTTGCACTCTCATCCAGCAGGTCCGGCTCGCCATCGCCGGACCGTCTTCGATTTCACCAGCGATAAGTCAGCTTGCCGATGGCTTTCCGTCCCTCGGCATACATGCAGCCCGAAAGGCCGTAGCAGGCCGCGACATAGCGCGTGTCCGCAAGGTTGGTGACGTTCAGCGACAGCCGCCAATTGTCACGGGTATAGGCAAGAAGCGCATCCAGCACGGTCGCCGATCCCACCTTGAACGTGTTGGCATCATCGCCCCAGGTCGCGCCGACATAGCGAACGCCGCCGCCGAACTGCAAGCCCGCCAGCATGCCGTTCTGGAGCGTGTAGTCGCTCCACAGCGAAGCGCGGTTGAGCGGCACGGTGACCGGCGCCTTGCCGACATTGACCGGATCCTGCGTGACCATGGCATCGATATAGGCGTAGGCCGCCCGCAGGTTCCAGCCGTCGGCGAGCGACATCGAGCCTTCGAGCTCGATACCGCGCGACTTCACCTGCCCGATCTGCTCGTAAAAGGTGGTTGCAGGCACGTACACAGCGACGTTGTCACGCGTCAGGTCGAAGGCGGCGAAGGTGAACAGCGCATTCCAGCCGAGCGGTTGATACTTGACGCCCACCTCGTACTGCACGCCGGTCTCGGGATCGAGCATCTGTCCGGACGGACTGGTCGCGAGCTGCGGCAGAAACGACTCGGAATAGCTGAAATAGGGCGCGATGCCGTTGTCGAAATTGTACATGACGGCAGCGCGGCCGGTGAAGGCCGAGGCGTCCTTCGAGGTTGAAGTATCGGTCGGGGGCAGATTGGTATCGAGCTGCGTCGTCACGAAGTCCTGGCGGCCGCCGAGCTGGAACGAGAGCCGGCCGAGCTTGATCTGGTCCTGCGCATAGAGGCCGACCTGCGACTGCTTGATGCCCTTGTTGTCGTACATGCCGCCGAGGGCCCAGTCGTAGCTGTAGACCGGGTTGAAGACGTTGATCTCCGGCGCCGAGGTCGTGACGGCGAAGGCCGTATCGCGAAACGTGGTGTTGCGATAGTCGAGCCCGACCAGGGTGGTGTGGCTGAGGATGCCGGTATTGAACTTGCCCTGGAGTTGGTTATCCACCGCGAAGGAGTTGATGTAGGAGTTGCTGTAGCTGCCGAAACGCCCCAGCTGCCCCGCCGCCTCGTCGGTGTATCCGGTGCCGTAGAAGGTCTTTTCCTCGTTGTGCTGATAGGCGTAACGCAGGTTCTGCCGGAAGGTGATGTTGTCGGTGAAATTGTGCGACAGCTGGTAGCCGGCGGTCGCGATCTCGGTGTTGAACGCGTTGAAGCTCGGCACGCCCGCGAAGAACGAGACCGGAATGGTGCGGCCGTTGTTCGGCCACACCGTGCCCGAGGCCGGCAGGAACTGAAGGCCCCACCCTGCCCTGTCCCTCTGATAGTTGGCGAGCAAGGTAATGGTGGTGTCTTCGTTCGGCTTGAACGTGACGGCGGGGGCGATGAAGACGCGGTTGTCCTTGGTGAAGTCGACCTGGGTCTGGCCCTCGCGGACGACGCCGGTGAGGCGCCACAGCACCGTGCCTTCCTTGTTGGCGGCGCCGCCCATGTCGAACTGGCCCTGATAGCGGTTGAAGCTGCCGCCGGAGATCGAGACCTCGCCGAACTGCTGCGCCGTCGGCAGCTTGGTCACGTAGTTGAGGATGCCGCCGGTGCCGCTGCCGCCATACATCGCCGAGGACGGTCCTTTGAGCACCTCCAGGCGCTCGGCCCCGTAGGGATCGAGGCCGTTGAAGTGGACGTAGTTGCTCGAGGGAATTCGCAGGCCGTCGACATAGAGACCCGACATGGTCGTGTCGAAGCCGCGGATCTGGAGAGCGCCGAAGCGGGTGTCCGAGCCGCCATTGACGTCGCCGCTGACACCGGCGGTGTAGCGCAGCGCCTCGCCGATCGAGACCGCGCCCTGGTTCCTGACCTGGTCGGTGGTGACGACTGAGACCGACTGCGGGGTTTCGATCAACGGTGTATCGGTCTTGGTGGCCGTGCCGCTTCGCGTGGCGACGAAACCGCGCACCGGGCCATTGGCACGTTCGCCCGTCGCGCCGTTCGACGAGGCCGACTGGGTTGGCGCGGCTGGTTGCGCAGATGAGCGACGATTGGCGCGAGAGGTGCGTGTTGCCGCTCTTCGCGACGAAGCAACCGCGGCAGGACGGGCGCGCTCAACCGGCGCATCGACGGTGACAGCGGGAATCTGTGTCTGCGCCTCCACGGAACCAAAGGGAACCACGAGCGAGAATGTACTGACCGCCCCGAGGAGCAGCACCCGAATCTGTCCACGACGCGCGCATTCACGCGAAGAAAGTTGGTAGTCGGTCACGTCTTTCGAGGCCCCACGCACTGCCGGCTTTGCCGGT includes:
- a CDS encoding TonB-dependent siderophore receptor, whose protein sequence is MRGFVATRSGTATKTDTPLIETPQSVSVVTTDQVRNQGAVSIGEALRYTAGVSGDVNGGSDTRFGALQIRGFDTTMSGLYVDGLRIPSSNYVHFNGLDPYGAERLEVLKGPSSAMYGGSGTGGILNYVTKLPTAQQFGEVSISGGSFNRYQGQFDMGGAANKEGTVLWRLTGVVREGQTQVDFTKDNRVFIAPAVTFKPNEDTTITLLANYQRDRAGWGLQFLPASGTVWPNNGRTIPVSFFAGVPSFNAFNTEIATAGYQLSHNFTDNITFRQNLRYAYQHNEEKTFYGTGYTDEAAGQLGRFGSYSNSYINSFAVDNQLQGKFNTGILSHTTLVGLDYRNTTFRDTAFAVTTSAPEINVFNPVYSYDWALGGMYDNKGIKQSQVGLYAQDQIKLGRLSFQLGGRQDFVTTQLDTNLPPTDTSTSKDASAFTGRAAVMYNFDNGIAPYFSYSESFLPQLATSPSGQMLDPETGVQYEVGVKYQPLGWNALFTFAAFDLTRDNVAVYVPATTFYEQIGQVKSRGIELEGSMSLADGWNLRAAYAYIDAMVTQDPVNVGKAPVTVPLNRASLWSDYTLQNGMLAGLQFGGGVRYVGATWGDDANTFKVGSATVLDALLAYTRDNWRLSLNVTNLADTRYVAACYGLSGCMYAEGRKAIGKLTYRW